A DNA window from Helianthus annuus cultivar XRQ/B chromosome 15, HanXRQr2.0-SUNRISE, whole genome shotgun sequence contains the following coding sequences:
- the LOC110911745 gene encoding uncharacterized protein LOC110911745 codes for MDKMKFCGELVTTERMKISRFYGVLKAEVREFITPSKCETLEELIDLARDREIEIKRQEERGEKRPSEKGASFSPSKKGKFQDQGRKGKSKGGITPCKTCGKLHTGECLLGKKGCFKCGKEGHSSYQCPDNPKTCFNCFEKGHIKSECPKLQQGSKKEDKRQEGSRAKGRMFQITSEEAKSQPNVVSGVKEEGTSTKQAEGAQDRGKAPL; via the exons atggataagatgaagttctgtggGGAATTGGTAACAACCGAGAGAATGAAGATAAGTCGTTTTTATGGTGTGTTAAAGGCAGAAGTTAGAGAGTTCATCACTCCCTCAAAATGTGAAACTCTTGAAGAGCTCATTGATTTAGCGCGGGATAGAGAGATCGAAATTAAAAGGCAAGAGGAGCGAGGTGAAAAGAGGCCGAGTGAAAAAGGTGCAAGTTTTAGTCCATCCAAGAAGGGGAAGTTTCAGGATCAAGGAAGAAAGGGTAAGTCGAAAGGTGGGATTACACCATGCAAGACATGTGGAAAGCTCCATACCGGAGAGTGTTTGCTAGGTAAGAAGGGGTGCTTTAAATGCGGTAAGGAGGGGCATTCGTCCTATCAATGCCCGGATAACCCGAAGACCTGTTTCAATTGTTtcgaaaaagggcatatcaagtcAGAATGTCCAAAGCTTCAACAAGGATCAAAGAAAGAAGATAAGAGGCAAGAGGGTTCTAGGGCAAAGGGGAGAATGTTTCAGATCACGTCTGAAGAAGCCAAGTCCCAACcaaatgtggtctcag GCGTGAAAGAAGAAGGTACGAGCACTAAGCAAGCGGAAGGagcacaagatcgag GTAAAGCACCTCTATAG